The proteins below are encoded in one region of Candidatus Binatia bacterium:
- the trpB gene encoding tryptophan synthase subunit beta: MHTLPDRQGHFGIFGGRYVAETLMPALLELEAAYRRLRRDRAFHRELASYLSQYVGRETPLSFAANLSAKLGGAKIYLKREDLCHTGSHKLNNALGQALLARRMGKQRLIAETGAGQHGVATATVAALFGLECEIFMGRTDVHRQSLNVFRMKLLGAQVRSVSSGSETLKDAINEALRDWVSNVEHTYYLVGSTMSAHPYPMIVRDFQSVIGREARRQILRHEGRLPDCLIACVGGGSNAMGLFYPFLGDADVRMIGVEAAGDGLESGRHSASISAGQVGVLHGKKTYVLQDELGQIRSAHSIAPGLDYPGVGPEHSYLHATGRAQYLAVTDAEAIEGLQLLTRTEGIIPALESAHAVAYAAKLAPQMRRDQIIIVNLSGRGDKDMNTVANYLGVTL, from the coding sequence ATGCACACACTGCCTGATCGCCAGGGCCATTTCGGCATCTTCGGCGGCCGCTACGTCGCCGAGACCCTGATGCCCGCCCTGCTCGAGCTGGAGGCGGCGTATCGGCGCCTGCGTCGTGATCGCGCCTTCCATCGCGAGCTGGCCTCCTACCTCTCGCAATACGTCGGGCGGGAGACACCGCTCTCCTTCGCCGCCAACCTGAGCGCGAAATTGGGCGGCGCCAAGATCTACTTGAAGCGTGAGGACCTTTGCCACACCGGCTCGCACAAGCTCAACAATGCACTCGGTCAGGCGTTGCTGGCCCGGCGGATGGGCAAGCAACGCCTCATTGCGGAAACCGGGGCCGGCCAACACGGCGTCGCCACCGCCACCGTCGCCGCGCTGTTCGGGCTGGAGTGCGAAATATTCATGGGACGGACAGATGTCCACCGGCAATCATTGAACGTTTTCCGCATGAAACTGTTGGGCGCGCAGGTACGGAGCGTCTCTTCCGGCAGCGAAACACTGAAGGACGCCATCAACGAAGCGTTACGCGATTGGGTCAGCAACGTCGAGCACACCTACTACCTCGTCGGCTCGACCATGTCCGCACATCCCTACCCTATGATCGTCCGCGACTTCCAATCCGTCATCGGGCGAGAAGCGCGCCGGCAGATCCTGCGGCACGAAGGCCGCCTGCCCGACTGCCTGATCGCTTGCGTCGGTGGTGGTAGCAACGCCATGGGCCTCTTCTATCCGTTCCTTGGCGATGCCGATGTGCGCATGATCGGGGTCGAGGCAGCCGGAGACGGTCTGGAAAGCGGCAGGCACTCCGCTTCGATTAGTGCTGGCCAAGTTGGCGTGCTACACGGGAAGAAGACGTATGTTCTGCAGGACGAATTGGGCCAGATCCGGAGTGCCCATTCGATCGCGCCGGGACTCGACTACCCGGGCGTGGGTCCGGAGCACAGTTACCTCCACGCCACCGGACGCGCACAGTATCTCGCCGTCACCGATGCGGAAGCGATCGAAGGGTTGCAGCTCCTCACACGTACGGAAGGCATCATTCCGGCACTGGAAAGCGCCCATGCCGTTGCCTACGCGGCCAAGCTCGCACCGCAAATGCGGCGCGATCAGATCATC
- a CDS encoding phosphoribosylanthranilate isomerase: MQSPVRVKVCGITNLDDALAAVDAGADALGFNFYAPSPRFVPPGVAADITARIPRTTCTVGVFVQASRQEVTTIAEQTGLTALQFHGNEDPVFCQAWRQKVIKAIRVRDQHAAAEAHRYAVDFILADAYVEGRFGGTGLRLALGLLEGFDRGRLILAGGLTPENIADAVRTVRPFGVDVASGIERAPGKKDWSLMRRFIADAHTA; encoded by the coding sequence ATGCAGTCGCCTGTGCGAGTGAAAGTCTGCGGGATCACGAACCTTGACGACGCCCTCGCGGCGGTGGACGCGGGTGCCGACGCGCTGGGCTTCAACTTCTATGCGCCAAGCCCGCGCTTCGTCCCACCCGGTGTCGCCGCCGACATCACCGCACGCATTCCCCGCACCACCTGCACCGTGGGGGTGTTCGTGCAGGCATCCCGGCAAGAGGTAACGACCATTGCGGAGCAGACGGGGCTGACGGCCCTGCAGTTTCATGGCAATGAAGACCCGGTGTTCTGCCAAGCCTGGCGGCAGAAAGTGATCAAGGCCATTCGCGTACGCGACCAACATGCGGCAGCCGAGGCGCACCGTTATGCAGTTGATTTCATCCTCGCCGATGCGTATGTCGAGGGCCGGTTCGGCGGCACGGGGCTGCGTCTCGCCCTCGGGCTTCTGGAAGGCTTCGACCGTGGCCGGTTGATTCTGGCGGGTGGATTGACGCCCGAGAATATTGCGGATGCCGTGCGCACGGTGCGCCCGTTTGGGGTGGATGTGGCGAGCGGGATCGAGCGGGCACCTGGCAAGAAAGACTGGAGTCTGATGAGGAGGTTCATCGCCGATGCACACACTGCCTGA
- the trpC gene encoding indole-3-glycerol phosphate synthase TrpC produces MILDDIVRDKRADLERTKATASLADLERRPLFRAERRDLRTALAQRRRAIIAEVKKASPSKGVIRADFDPLHIAASYAANGAAAISVLTEERHFQGHLDHLAAIRNAVAVPLLRKDFLFDPYQLYEARAFGADAVLLIVAILPDALLHELLLLAETLKLSPLVEVHDRLELERALSSGARLLGINNRDLRTFRTSLATTEELVRCVPAEVLVVAESGIETVADVERLERSGVRAFLIGETCMRAPDPGAKLAELLGRHTRGF; encoded by the coding sequence ATGATCCTCGACGACATCGTCCGCGACAAGCGGGCCGACCTGGAGCGCACCAAGGCAACGGCTTCCCTCGCAGACTTGGAGCGCCGCCCCCTGTTCCGCGCCGAGCGCCGCGACTTGCGAACCGCGCTCGCACAGCGCCGGCGCGCCATCATTGCCGAGGTCAAGAAGGCGTCGCCGTCGAAGGGCGTCATCCGCGCGGATTTCGATCCTCTGCATATCGCCGCCAGTTATGCCGCGAACGGCGCCGCGGCAATCTCGGTGCTCACCGAGGAACGTCATTTCCAAGGGCATCTCGACCACCTTGCCGCCATCCGCAATGCGGTGGCCGTCCCGCTCCTGCGGAAGGACTTTCTCTTCGACCCCTACCAACTCTACGAGGCCCGCGCCTTTGGCGCGGACGCCGTTCTGCTGATCGTCGCCATTCTTCCAGATGCCTTGCTGCATGAGCTGTTGCTGCTGGCTGAGACGTTGAAGCTCAGCCCGCTGGTCGAGGTGCACGATCGCCTGGAACTGGAGCGTGCCCTCAGCAGCGGGGCGCGGCTTCTGGGAATCAACAACCGCGACTTACGGACCTTTCGCACCAGCCTCGCGACCACGGAGGAGCTTGTGCGCTGCGTGCCAGCGGAAGTGTTGGTCGTCGCCGAAAGTGGTATCGAAACCGTGGCGGACGTCGAGCGCCTCGAGCGCAGTGGCGTGCGGGCGTTTCTGATCGGGGAAACCTGCATGCGCGCTCCCGATCCCGGTGCTAAGCTCGCCGAGTTGTTGGGTAGGCACACACGCGGGTTCTAA
- the trpD gene encoding anthranilate phosphoribosyltransferase, with translation MDIRTALARIVARNSLSESEMEAVMRQLMAGAATPAQVGALLVALRMKGETVDEITGAVRAMREFAAPLHLRSAVVVDTCGTGGDLRGTFNISTAAALIAAGAGLTVAKHGNRAMSGTVGGADVLEALGVKIELPPERVASCIDEIGIAFLFAPVFHPAMRHAAGPRRELGLRTIFNLLGPLASPAGARHQVVGVFAPEWIEPLARALGRLGSSHALVVHGDDGLDEISLAAPTQVSEYRDGSLHTYRVTPEDFGFKSCRDADLEGGDRETAASIIRGIVAGATGPRADIAVLNAAAAIYVGGLAPSIAAGVDLARDAIRSGRARQKLAQLIEFTNR, from the coding sequence GTGGACATACGAACAGCGTTGGCCCGAATTGTCGCCCGGAACTCGCTCAGCGAATCGGAGATGGAAGCCGTCATGCGTCAGCTCATGGCAGGCGCCGCGACACCCGCACAGGTCGGCGCTCTGCTTGTAGCGCTGCGCATGAAAGGCGAAACGGTGGACGAAATAACGGGTGCGGTGCGCGCCATGCGGGAGTTTGCCGCCCCGCTGCACCTCCGGTCTGCCGTGGTCGTTGACACGTGCGGCACCGGCGGCGACTTGCGTGGAACTTTCAACATTTCGACCGCGGCCGCACTGATCGCTGCGGGTGCGGGGTTGACCGTCGCCAAGCACGGCAACCGTGCCATGTCAGGGACGGTTGGTGGCGCCGATGTCCTTGAAGCGCTGGGGGTCAAGATCGAACTGCCGCCTGAACGGGTCGCCAGCTGCATCGATGAAATCGGCATCGCCTTTCTCTTTGCGCCGGTTTTCCATCCTGCCATGCGGCACGCCGCCGGCCCGCGACGCGAACTGGGTTTACGCACCATCTTCAATCTCCTGGGTCCGCTCGCAAGCCCCGCCGGTGCCCGCCATCAGGTTGTCGGCGTCTTCGCCCCGGAATGGATCGAGCCGCTCGCGCGGGCACTCGGCCGGCTGGGCAGCTCGCACGCCTTGGTGGTGCATGGCGACGACGGTCTCGACGAGATCTCGTTGGCGGCGCCGACACAAGTCTCGGAGTACCGGGACGGCAGCTTGCACACCTACCGCGTCACCCCGGAGGACTTCGGTTTCAAGAGCTGCCGTGATGCCGACTTGGAGGGTGGTGACCGCGAGACGGCAGCCAGTATCATCCGCGGCATTGTGGCCGGCGCTACCGGACCGCGCGCCGACATCGCCGTACTGAACGCCGCGGCGGCCATTTACGTGGGCGGTCTGGCCCCCTCGATCGCCGCCGGAGTCGATCTGGCGCGCGACGCTATTCGCAGCGGCCGCGCCCGACAGAAATTGGCGCAGCTTATCGAGTTCACCAATCGATGA
- a CDS encoding aminodeoxychorismate/anthranilate synthase component II, with product MLLMIDNYDSFTYNLVQYLGELGADVRVYRNDAITLDQTAALHPDQIVISPGPCTPAQAGVSIATIQRFAGHIPILGVCLGHQSIGAAFGGNIVRAARLMHGKTSPIHHDGRTIFRGLSQPFEATRYHSLLIERSTLPACLELSAWTAEGEIMGVRHRQHLVEGIQFHPESILTIEGKHLLKNFLDLTRGTLG from the coding sequence ATGCTGTTGATGATCGACAACTACGATTCCTTTACCTACAATTTGGTCCAGTACCTGGGCGAGTTGGGGGCTGACGTGCGGGTCTATCGCAACGACGCGATCACGCTGGACCAGACCGCCGCGCTGCACCCCGACCAGATCGTCATCTCGCCGGGCCCGTGCACACCGGCACAGGCCGGAGTGTCCATTGCCACGATCCAACGTTTCGCGGGCCACATCCCGATTCTCGGCGTCTGCCTTGGTCACCAGAGCATCGGCGCAGCCTTTGGCGGCAACATCGTGCGGGCGGCGCGGCTGATGCACGGGAAAACCTCCCCCATTCATCACGACGGCCGCACGATCTTTCGCGGCCTCAGTCAGCCGTTCGAAGCGACGCGGTATCACTCGCTCTTGATTGAGCGCTCCACCCTGCCAGCGTGTCTCGAACTCAGCGCCTGGACGGCGGAAGGCGAGATCATGGGCGTACGCCACCGGCAACATCTCGTCGAAGGCATTCAGTTTCATCCCGAGTCGATTTTAACGATTGAGGGCAAGCACCTGCTGAAGAACTTCCTCGATCTGACGCGCGGGACGCTCGGGTAG
- the trpE gene encoding anthranilate synthase component I, with protein sequence MYTPDFDAFCALARRGNLIPVYREILADLETPVSAFLKIDDGGDAFLLESVEEAEKWGRYSFLGVAPELVFRSKGRNVWIGSPGSSTAAREVADPLEAVKELLGRYRPVAVKGVPPFSGGLVGYVGYDLVRFFERLPERATDDLHLPDLYLMLVDTLLLFDNTAQKIKVVGHAFLGEETDLRAAYDATCAKIDKLIERLNRRVEIPTRLQNVDGPPDIRSNVTPDRYQAMVRQAKEYIVAGDVIQVVLAQRFACPLRAHPFNIYRCLRTINPSPYMFYLRLGDHTLIGSSPEVMVRLEGREITVRPIAGTRPRGTEERRDSELEDELTSDPKEIAEHIMLVDLGRNDVGRVAKTGTVEVTKQMYVERYSHVMHLVSNVRGELVEGKNCFDAFRATFPAGTLTGAPKIRAMEIIEELEPVRRGVYGGAVGYFSFSGNMDTCITIRTILVKDGTVYVQAGAGIVAESDPEREHAECVNKSRAMIQAVRLAEAM encoded by the coding sequence ATGTACACCCCCGATTTTGACGCATTCTGCGCCCTGGCGCGGCGCGGCAACCTGATCCCGGTCTACCGAGAAATCTTGGCCGACCTGGAGACCCCGGTTTCGGCCTTCCTCAAGATCGATGACGGTGGCGACGCTTTCCTGCTCGAAAGTGTGGAAGAGGCCGAGAAGTGGGGACGCTACAGTTTCCTCGGAGTCGCACCAGAACTGGTCTTCCGCAGCAAAGGGCGGAATGTCTGGATCGGTTCACCCGGCAGCTCGACCGCAGCTCGGGAAGTGGCCGATCCGCTGGAGGCGGTGAAGGAGCTCCTCGGACGCTATCGTCCGGTCGCAGTGAAGGGGGTCCCACCTTTTTCCGGCGGCTTGGTGGGCTACGTCGGCTACGATCTGGTGCGGTTCTTCGAACGCCTTCCGGAACGCGCAACCGACGACCTGCACCTCCCCGATCTCTACCTCATGCTGGTCGATACACTGCTGCTGTTCGACAATACGGCACAGAAGATCAAAGTGGTCGGGCATGCCTTTCTCGGCGAAGAGACGGATCTGCGCGCGGCCTACGATGCCACCTGCGCCAAGATCGACAAGCTGATTGAGCGTCTGAACCGTCGCGTCGAGATCCCCACTCGGTTGCAGAACGTCGATGGGCCTCCGGACATACGATCGAACGTGACGCCAGATCGGTACCAAGCCATGGTCCGGCAGGCCAAGGAGTACATCGTCGCCGGCGATGTCATCCAGGTGGTTCTGGCGCAACGCTTCGCGTGTCCACTGCGGGCACACCCGTTCAACATCTACCGGTGTCTGCGAACGATCAACCCGTCACCCTACATGTTCTACCTGCGACTCGGTGACCATACGCTGATCGGCTCCTCCCCTGAGGTGATGGTGCGACTCGAGGGGCGCGAAATCACGGTCCGGCCCATTGCCGGCACGCGGCCGCGGGGCACCGAAGAACGGCGTGACAGTGAACTCGAGGACGAGTTGACGTCCGATCCGAAAGAGATTGCCGAGCACATCATGCTGGTGGACCTGGGCCGCAACGACGTGGGCCGCGTGGCCAAGACCGGGACGGTCGAGGTGACGAAGCAAATGTACGTCGAGCGTTACTCGCACGTCATGCATCTGGTGTCGAACGTGCGCGGAGAGTTGGTCGAGGGGAAGAACTGCTTCGACGCCTTCCGCGCCACCTTCCCCGCCGGCACGCTCACGGGCGCCCCAAAGATCCGCGCCATGGAGATCATCGAAGAGCTGGAACCGGTACGCCGTGGCGTCTACGGCGGCGCCGTTGGGTATTTCTCGTTCTCCGGCAATATGGACACCTGCATCACCATCCGTACGATCTTGGTGAAGGACGGTACCGTGTACGTGCAAGCCGGCGCCGGCATCGTGGCGGAGTCCGATCCAGAGCGGGAGCACGCGGAGTGCGTCAACAAGAGCCGCGCCATGATTCAGGCCGTGCGCTTGGCGGAGGCGATGTGA
- a CDS encoding SPOR domain-containing protein yields the protein MLRRMGSAGLGFGQLFALIFGFLITSALIFLFGIWVGRDVTERRLAQEERVVRMAVPAQPTAAKEDEKDVDLSFYRGLKEKAYQRLQETAAPVPSTPTPAPVAQSSTPTGPPRRVAEKPKPTATSAPAARTKQPETPAPGKEWADAGWTVQINATTNPQQASDLARGLRAKGYDAYSVQAPMRGQTWYRVRVGRFTSRDKAKELEARLKSSEGLENAYVTPQ from the coding sequence ATGCTGCGACGCATGGGATCGGCGGGTCTGGGATTCGGGCAGCTTTTTGCTCTCATCTTCGGCTTCCTGATTACCTCGGCACTGATCTTTCTGTTCGGGATCTGGGTGGGCCGCGATGTAACCGAGCGGCGTCTTGCACAGGAAGAACGCGTCGTCCGCATGGCCGTCCCAGCGCAGCCGACGGCGGCAAAGGAAGACGAAAAGGACGTCGACCTCTCCTTTTACCGCGGCTTGAAGGAAAAGGCCTACCAGCGACTGCAGGAGACCGCGGCCCCAGTTCCGTCCACGCCCACCCCTGCTCCGGTCGCACAGAGCAGCACGCCGACCGGACCGCCTCGACGCGTCGCCGAAAAGCCGAAGCCAACCGCCACCTCGGCTCCGGCCGCACGAACGAAACAACCGGAGACGCCGGCGCCCGGGAAGGAATGGGCGGACGCGGGATGGACCGTCCAGATCAACGCCACCACGAATCCGCAGCAGGCCAGCGACTTGGCGCGCGGGCTCCGGGCAAAGGGATACGATGCCTACAGCGTGCAGGCGCCGATGCGTGGGCAAACGTGGTACCGCGTGCGGGTGGGCCGGTTCACGAGTCGCGACAAAGCCAAGGAACTCGAAGCCCGTTTGAAGAGCAGCGAAGGTCTGGAGAACGCCTACGTTACGCCGCAATGA